The following nucleotide sequence is from Zea mays cultivar B73 chromosome 1, Zm-B73-REFERENCE-NAM-5.0, whole genome shotgun sequence.
TGTAAGTTCAATTGTTGTATTTGATAGTTGTTTGAGTAGATTGTTATGAGCATAATCATTTGTACACTCTACATTGTCAATGAATTACAGCGAACAACCATTGATCCGAATATAGTTCCAATAGTAGGGATGACTTTCAAGGATATTGATGATGCATATAAATTTTATAAAAGGTAagcatatgaagttggatttcccTTGAAAAAATATAGGGACAAGACGTTCAGTAAGTGGATAAATTGTTCACGTGAAGGAAAAAGTGCACCTAGACCAAATGATACACCTAGGTTGAGGAATAGGAATTCTGGACGTAAGCAATGTAAGGCTGGAATCAAATTAAAAATATGATGATGGTAAAAAATGTGGTAGCTGCAAATATTGAACTAGTGAGCATAATTATGATTTCATCACTGACGAAGCAGAGAAACAACATCTACGTTGCAACAAAAGTCGGGATGCGGAATTCATAAATTTTGTTGATGCAATGCATGATAGCCGGGTGCCCCAGCATTGCATAGTTATATCAGACATGCATGATGGGCCAGAGAACGTACCAGTAACTGCTCAAGATCTAAAAAACATGTAAGAAATATTTGTTTTGAGTTTATATATATGGATTGGCATAAATATTAGTATATGAAATATATTTATGATTAATTGATGGTAGTTTTTGGGTAAAACATTTGTAGGAGGGCAGCAAGGATACGAGAGAACTACGCTAATGATGTAGCTAAACTTCTATCTTTCTTTACGGCATGCAAGAAACAGAATCCACAATTCTTTTGTGATTTTCAGCTAGACAAGGATGAAAAAATAGTGAGTATTTTTTGGTCACATGCAAGTATGCAGGGGAATATGTAGATTATGGTGATGTTGTGACCTTTGATACAACACCCAAGACCAATCTATATGATAAGCCACTGGGCATGTTTATTGGAGGTAACAACCATCTGGAATGTACTGTGTTTGGCTTTGTGTTGTTGGGAGATGAGACCGTTGAAACATTTGAATGGGCTTTCAATGCATTCAAAACATGTATGGGATGCGAGGGATCGAGAGTTATGCTGACAGGTATGTGGTATGCGAATTTGTTATGCTAATTCGTCATAAATTAAAATTAAATGAATGTGTTGTGATCGTttgcagatcaagatcctgcaatgccaaTTGCTCTGCGAAATGTATGTAATACCCAAGTTGTAAAGGATAAGAAATGGAAATTATTTCCTATAAATGAGTTGCCTCTACATGTAAACACATGTGAACACCCCATTTAAAAGTAAATAATTAATAAATGATAtcactaaattgtgcatcatgttggcttttgtttgtatgtgcatttaataataatagtagtcacattaatagaaataaattaatctcCAAATTTGAGAGTTAATGACTAACTTGAATACTTGGAAATGAGAAATAATCAAGAAAGAGGAAAGGAAATAAAATATTATATACAGAAAATAAATATGTAAATAAATACATATTCTTCTTGCACTAGGAGTTGAATTTGTACATTTGGCTCAATGGTAAAACTCATAGCAaaattcaaattcacatttgaaatcaagaaaataaaaaggaaaagaaataaaaaaattttaaaaaagagaaaagagataATAGCTGGTTTGGGCCGCGGGTGTCAATTCGGCCCAGGAACGCGTTTCCACGCGCGCAGCCCAAACCTATATAGTATGTAAAGATAAATATATATTCTTGCAGATAGTCATGTATGAAATGAATATACGATACAATTGACTACAACGAATGTTATAATGCAGGATGATCATAATATTGTGACCGGATGTGGATCTGCGTAGAACTAGTTCCAGTTGGGAAACAGGTAAATATGCAAAATTTATAGAATTTGTGAGTAGTATGGTTATGGATATGATACAATGACATGGTGATAGATTTAGGTTATGCTATATAGGTCGACAATAGTAACATGCATCAGTTGGTGTGTGATACAAGTTCTCCGTTGCATGTATCACACGACCAAATCGAACAGTTGGGTACATCCACAGAAGCTAAGAAGGTTAGCCTTAATTATTGTTGTTTATTAGTATTACACATGCAATGTTTATTTATATAGGTATAGTAATGAATATCGATTTTATATGATGCAGAGGTTGGATTTTAATGTGGATGTTATAAACCTGGGTATGCTGGATCGAGCAAAACCAAAAGGTCGAACAATAAAAAATACAGAAGAAAGGATTCTGAAACTAGGTGCCAAAGGAGAAAAAAAGAAGAATAGGAGATGCCAGCTATGTGGAATTGCAGATGGACACAACAACAGGACTTGTTTGTCTCTGGAAGAGAACATAGCAAGACTAGCCACACTGGCTAATCGAAAAAGAGGACGTCCGCCGGGTTCAAGAATCAATAGTAAAACAAATGTTCCACAATGGAATGAAACCTCCACAACAAAAAAAACATCGTATGGTTGAAGAAGAAGACAATGAATCAACTGGTGAACAGATGGGTATGGGTGAAGAATTAGATGTGGGAAAATAGTGTGGTGACGTAGTAATTGTTTGTAATAGAACAATGACATCAACTTCTATTGCATGAGTGCATTATATAATGTCATCATTTGAGTTATGCAAATGTAGTTATAAATAATGCTTGAATGTAATGAAAAAGCAtgtcaaataaaaataatatggCGTGATTAGATGTCAAACAAGGACAAACACATATTACATATAAGATGTGATCATCATAAAAAGTAGACTGGATGTGCGTAACAGTACCATATAGGTAACAGTCATACTTCCAATGTCATACATTGAAGATAGAGCAAACTGAACATGATTGTCTGGAATGTCTGGAACTAGAACTAAGCCAACACTTGACATAATGATTAATAGTTTGACAAACTTGACATAAATGGCATAGACACTTGGCACACTTGAGATAACTGACATCAGAAATAGCATAGCGGTTTTACACACTTGACATAAGTATGATAAGAAGTAGCATAAACACTTGACACACTTGACATAAGTGTCATGAGAAGTAGCACAGACATTTGAAACACTTGACATAAGTGTCATGAGAAGTAGCATAGACATATTGTAGATTCCATACGGAATGATGTTCAGCTATGATAGCTAAACCTTGGCTTTTAAACAACGTCGTTTCCTTGGAACATATTTGAAAGGGATTAGTTCTGCAGGGAAGGGGTAAACCCTGTTGTTGCCATGAAAGGTTAGGTAATGTAAAACAAACGCATGTTGGTCCATTGGTTCGTCCTGCATTTGTCATAATAGTTCTATTAATGGTTAGAAATTGTATTAATACTGATTTTATGCAGTAACAAAGAAGCAATTTAGTAATGTACCGGTACAACAATTTCtgatacatcaccatcatcaaagTCGTATCATCGTATGAAGCTAGTGACAAAAAAGCCACAATCATTGGAGCCTGGCTGCATGTTTGGACAGTTGGGAAGAAGCGCAATTTTGAAGTTGCCAAATTTTAGTATACAAGAATCTGGTCAAGCTTCTTGTAACGCCATGCTAACGATGGGAGTTTCATTCCATTTATCATTACTTGATCATTGTGGATATCTTTCCAGGTAGTACCGCCAAGGGCTGGACCATATGAATTTGAATCTAAAATGTCTATGCAACGAAGCTGGAAATTGATTGCATATAGAGTCCAGTGACTACGACAGAGCATATGAACCATGATCTGTTAACATAAATTGATAGGATATGACTTAAGAATGATATGAATGTGAAAAAAGAAAGTAAATATAAAAAACTGAATATACTGTGAGCAAGATAACAGTGTTTGGTATCAAAAaggaaacttataaaaaagaaacATTAATATAATCTTACAAACAAGAATGGTTGGGACTCACCAGTTTAACTTTGTTTAGAGCTTCAACTGGAGGAAGGCTACGGACAAGTAAATCTGTAAGAACGGAGGTTGAGAAAGGTTGTGGATTTGAACTATGTTGTTCGAGCTCCTCCATATTCAGAACAACCTGCATAATAAATATATTGATAAATAAGATATGTTTATACACCAAAATACGAAACATGATAAATGCTTGAAGAGTGCAATACAAAAACATTACCCCAACATTGACATTTACTATAAGTGTGTTGCTTATGTTATCTGGATTGCATAATTGATCATCATCACGAATACAATCAATGAATCCCTGCATGAAAAGGTTGTCAAGGCATTTATGAGGCCCAAAAGATTCAACAACATCCAACAAAGAACCACCATATCCTCCAAAATCAATAATGGACCTGCCAAAAAAATATATTAACTTGAAGGTCGAATAATTATGGATACTAAATAGAGGATGGGATAAGGGGTGCATACATGCTCTGCTCCATTTGTTGGGAACAAATGAACTTAAGCAATTGGCGAGTACATTGTTCACGTGATACATGACGAGGTTTAGCATCAACTGTTTGACTGTCAATAGTTCTTCTAACCACTTCATTAGTTGCCTAATATGTATATGTGTTAGTATACAATGGCATAAATTTGTATGTAATATGGTATATATATGTGAGTATGATATGAAATGAAAGGGACATAACTTACTTCTGTCAAAGGGGTTTTGTCGAACTTTAGGGCACCAGTGGTGGGAGGATCCTGCACAACAGGATTTTGTCCTTCCTGAAACACAATAAAGTATGTGAATATAATACAACGATATAGGGTAATGCTAATATAACCAAAATATTATGAAGAATATATACTGACAGAATTTCGGGGTGGAGTTACTTCTGTGACAGCAATATTATCggtaatgggagccttatgaaaaaataaataaaaacatTCAGATATATGAGGGTTACTATAACATATTGTAATTATAAGGATAATCGTTGGGAATAAAATAAAACAAACATTTGATATTGGAGTTTTGTCAAAGATTGGAGCATTCATGACCGATTCTTCGATACCAACGTTTACACCGGATACCTGTATGGGAAACATATGAAGTTGGTGTATATCATCATGTGAACTAGTATGCTCTATTTGATATAGATATGTGTATATGCCTACACCTATGTTTTTATATGACAAAACTACTGACCTAGTCGGATCCTTTAATATCAGCAGTTGGAATCTGAGTGGGGCGATCATGATGCTGATTATTAGAGGTTCCAACAGGAGGCGTGGATACAGGGTCATTTATTGGTGACGatgtgcttgttggtagtttatCTCGATCTGCACAATAACATGATAAAATTAGTTGCTGTTGATGTGAACCAAAAATTAAAATGTATAGTTATAAAATAATGGTAATGCATGAATATTATTACCAACTAGATCCGCATAATAACATGGTATGTAAAAAATAATAGTTTACATGTAAAATCAAATGAAATTCATCAAACGAGGTATGAGACATATTTAAATCTAATCATACAGGAAAGGTATTGGTGATGATGTAATACAACTGAAGGCATAAGTATTATATAATATGTTGCATAAATTAATctataaaaaatataaaactaaATGAACTTTAGTTATGCATTATTGGTGAGCTGAATAATGTAAGTGAAAAAGAAGCATAACTATTAGTACCTTCATGCTATGGATCATGCTTCGTCGCAGCCCTTAGAACTTTGTCTATCATTTCTCCAAATGCCTCGGATAGTTCAATCTGCTTGGACACAAGCATGTGATGGCTTTGTTGAAGAGAAGCGCAGTACTTGTCAACCTCCTTGTCATGCGCATCAAACAATGATTCGAACATTGGACGATGTTGGGTGGGCAGACAATTTAGCTTGTTGCCAATCAAATATTTGATGCGTGGGACATATATGTTGAATATCTCAGAAATCGGTCGTTCAGGAGCAATAACATAACAAGTCTCTGTGCGGCTACGAAACTGTTTAAATCCCAGTGATAACTGTTAGCGTGTATTGGAACTATAACATCTTTATCAACATCAAAACAAATGTTAATGGCTAACCTCTCCATCACCAAATGGTTCTCCAGGTTGGCGGGAGCCACATCTGTTAGCCCTAGTCAAATCTTTTATTGTCTCATTGTCAAAAAACTTGTTCTGAGGTGACGCATGGTGGTGTAAATGGTCAAGGTAATATATCTAAGAACCATATAGACAATAAGCATAAAACTTAAATATCTATGTAATAAATGATTATGTATGCAAATATAAAAATGTTTGAAGTGCATATATGTGGTTGTTAATCAGAAAGTAACTTACAAGAATGATGAGGGAGCATCCATAAACTGTTGCAGTTATGTTTGTTGTGCTCCTCCTGTGCAAAGGACTGGCAGCATCACACAGATCAGTATAGACTAATTGACATCAATCAATATCGGCCATGTGGTCCATATTTGTTGTCATTAGGAACTCATTGTTGGTAATACCCCATGAAGCAGATGGGAACAGTAGCCGATTGAATAAAATCAGAAAAAAGCATCTGATGGATAGCTCATTGTCATTCCCCACAACTAGCATGTCCTGTAGCTTAACGACATCAAACTCATCTTTAGATATGTTTAGATCCCGTCTCAGTTTTGTAGCAGCATCAATTTCACCATACCAATCAGTGAATTCCCTGCCACCTCCAGCGCTAGGCAAACCCAATATGAGTCGAACCGTCTCTTTTGTGATTTTGAATTCTTTTCAGCACCTGGGCATATTGTCTTATCCATCAACCACCTAATAGAGACCTGCTCTCTAATGCATTCGTACGCAAATAAAAAATACTTTGGAATCCCAACCTAGCAACAGCGTCACGCTGCCGATCACTCATTATCCAAGTCAACACAAGGACATCATACGGGATGCATTGGATGTTCAACTTCTACTGGAATAAATGGATAGGTATTATTACACAGTGGATAGATACTATTACAAAGAATGAGAATATAATTGTACCTATAATAATTATCGGATGGTTGTAAATAACTATAGTGTAACAACACTAACAAACAAGCATACCAAATCATATTATAGAATGTaacaattgggtattacaaaagcATTGATTGTGCACCCAAAATAACAGCTAAACAAAAATAAATATATGCATAGTACCTGAGATCTTCTGGGCGTCCTCTGTTTAGGTGAACTTGTTTTCATAATGTTCTTTGTCTTCAAATCAATAGCAGACTTTGAACTGCTTGACTTAATGGAAACTTGTGGGGGTGGGATGTCCGTGTTCAATACCCGAGACTTTTTATTTGGATGGTTAGTTACTGAACTGGAGGGTGCAGCTGATTTAAAAGTGTGCTTCAATGTTGGAGGAGGCATAAAATCGTCGTCAGACGATGCGGCTGGTGTTGCAGGATGACTTTTTTTCACCCGACAAGCTAGCGCCTTTCTACATAAACGAGTAACTGGTAATGGCGGCTGAGGATCTAGCTACAGCTTGGTCTGGGTATTATCAGCATGTTGGGAGGAGCTGCTAGATCTTGTGCGTCTATAAATGTCAACTGAAAACAAGTCTTGGCTTGATTCAATAGTTAATCTTTTTGGATTCGATGGAGGACGATCAACAGACTTCGTGATTCAGCAAGCAATGTAACTGTTGACAAATGACTGAATTTAAGGAAAATGGTGTATGAATACATATATGCCATGACCATTTTGCATAGTGTATATAACTGTATTTAATTAAACTACCTTTTCCGGTTACATGCCATAACAGTTAGGAACCATGTATAAATACAATCATAAATATTACCTAACTAGTTCATATAAGTGGAACTAATGCATAATAAAAAATACACATTTTCATCAACTGAATATACAAATATTTAAATAACTAGTTCATATTAAAATACACATTGTGATGAGCTTGAAACATGGATAAAACTGTGTCGGTCTTAAAAATTAAAATGGCATATATAGCTGTATCGATGtgcatatatatcataaactggggaTGTAAAATAAAATCGACGAAATGGGTTGTTTTTTAAAAATAACCGGCTCGATTGGAGACTGTGGAGACGGATTAAAATCACACATAGCTACAACTCAGGAAAAGATGCGAAACGACTTCACATCGAGAAAAATACCTCAAACGGCGACGGTGACCTTGAAGTATTTGAAGGTCGAGCGATACCGCGGATCTTCACGAACTGCAATGGCTCTTCAATCAGGGCTCCAAAACCGCAGAGTGATGCTATGGGTGATTTTTTTGAAGATAACGCGCCCGATTGGAGAATGTGGAGATGGATTAAAATCACACATAGCTTATAACTGAGGAAAAGATGCGGAACGACTTCAAATCGATAAAAATACCTCAAACGGCGACAGAAACCTCGATGTGTTTGAAGGTCGAGCGATACTGCGAAACTTCACGAACAGCAATGGCTCTTCAATCGGGGCTCCAAAACCGCAGAGTGATGTTGCGGAGATGAATGGCAGCGGCGGAAGTCGAATGGCCAGTCGCCTTGGTCGGACCGCCTCGGTCACCGGGATTCAGTGGTTTCCTTCCTGTTCCGCAGAGACAGTTGGTAGAAACCCTACCTTCTCGCGCGGGCTTATCGGCCGTGGTTGCGCGAAGACAGTTTTAGACGGTGTCAAACGAGTGGGGTCGCGTGCGTGGCTAACAGACGTGGGTGAGGATATGCTGACCATGTTTGGTTCAACCGGGGGTACATTGACTGGCCTGTGCTTCCTCTATTATTGGAAGACTaggaatctctctctctctctctctatatatatatatatacacacacacacacacacaatccAAGAACCTGTCTGGGAAGATTATTCATCTTTCGGGACACCTAGTTTGGGTCATTATATGACAGCATCGCAAATGTCTTGTGTATGTAACATTTTTTACTTTGGAACCGCTAATGCTCGGTTAAGAAGTGGGGACACGTGTGTGTTTCCTCCTTTGCAGCCAACTTTGATGACATCTCAAATACTACTGAAGTAGTATTCGTATACAAGGTGAAACATCCATGTGGAACGTGCAAAACTAAAGGCTTATTTCTCCACCATTAAAATGCATGTTTTCTAAACTAAAGATGAAGCATCAGACATTCAATTCCAGGCCTGTTGTAAGTGAAATTCATCAGTTTGATCTATTTAGACCACTTGTCTGAAGGATTATTTTTCGAGCGCTGGGTGAACTTCATCTAATATTGGTCTTATTTTTATGTTATGACTAGTGAAAATGGCAAATACGTCTTCTTTTAATGTTATGGCTAGTGAAAATGGCAAATACGGAGTACTTGTTAGCAGCATCATCTTATAAACATCCACATGTTATGACTAGCGCATTAGACATTCCAAAGATGAATGAAAGATGATCTAATTTAGACCACTTGTCTGCACACAGCTGACTGCAAAACATTCACTCGAAGCATGATTTGACAAATTAAAGGCACAGATGAACTTTGTTCATCAATCATGCTTCTCTCTGTCAGCGTTTAAACAGGTAATCAGAAAATCACTCATGAGTTGAATAATAGCGTTTACCTAGCTATGAGTGATCAGAACTCAGAAACAGTAGAGATTATGAGCAAGCAGAGAGTGCTATGAGTGATCAGAACTTAGAAAGCAAGTGATAGTATTAAGCATCTAGAGAAGAAGACCAGTTGTAATAAGTGAAAATTTACAGTTCTGTTGCCTGAAGATGATTTATTTTAGACCACTTGTCTGAACATCCTAGCTGTTTAGATAGGATGTTTGTATGCTGCACAGCTGCAGCCTAAGTGGAAGGTTAAATGAATTCTGGATGTTCTTCATGTTATAACTAATGTCTCATTTGGTTCCGATGCTCACATCTGGTTCAGTGTTGGAATCTGGGACCTTCCCCGATCCTCATTGCCCCTGAAATCTGATTAGCATGACTTATTTTTTGCTACAATTTCtttggatctttttctttacatcCTACTAGAACTTGATGCACCTTTAATTGAGGTGTCAGCAAATCCTGGGGATCATTTGCTTGCAGTGCCAAGTTAGCGGTATTTGTATAGGTAAACCCTCTGTGAATGAATGCAGAATTCAGGTTATAGGCTGGATGCGATTTGAGCTTTAAAAGAGATTGCTTTTTAACAAACTGAACACCTGCACTCACAGGTGCTACATAAATAATATGATTTCATTTAGTCGAGTCCTGTATGTTCTAAAATATCCTTAAGCCCTGTGCTAGCATCTTGTGTTTGTTCTATTTCAAAGATGGTTTTTACTGTTCTTTGCTGTATTGCTTCTATGCATATTCTTTAGAGCCGTGTGTTAACTTGTGCTATTGTGCATTGCAGAAGCTAGAAAAGGCGAAAACCGAAGATTGAAAAAGACCAGCAAGCAGTTTTAGAGAGCAGATGAAAGGCGGGCATTTTTGTTGATGTCTTATCTTTCGTGTCAATTGTGTTTTTGCTTGTCCCGTAGACCTTTCAGGATATCTGGAGTGTATCTTCAAGTATGTGATATATATATACGATTCAAGAACCTGTCTGGGATGATTATTCATCTTTCGGGACACGTCCTGTTTGGATCATTATATAACAACATCGCAAATGTCTTGTGTATGTAACATTTTTTACTCTGGAACTGCTAATGCTCAGTTAAGAAGTGGGGACACGTGTGTGTTTTTCCTCCTTTGCAGCCAACTTTCATGACATCTCAAATACTACTGAAGTAGTATTCGTATACAAGGTGAAACATCTGAGAAAGCATGTGATAGTATTAAGCATCAAACATTCTAGAGAAGAAGACCAGTTGTAATAAGTGAAAATTTTCAGTTCCTGAAGATGATTTATTTTAGACCACTTGTCTGAAGATTAATCGAGGAGATGTCATATATAACACAAGTGACTGCAAAGATTCACTCGAAGTATGATTCCACAAGCCACAAAGCTCTATAATCTGGATAGGATCCTTCACGATACACTAGATCTGATGAACAATTATATACATTAATTCCCATTGCTTCATACAACATCATCTTAATTTCCTGTCAGCATCTACATAGGGTAATCTCGAGTTGTCGATATGAATAACATCAAATAAAGTAAAACAACCATGCATACTGTGAATCTCCCTTTCAAGTGTTTACAATCAGCAGATTTTTAAACGGACGGCACGGTTCTGCTGCTCTGGCTCTGCTCGGCCGTCGGCTCAGCGCATGGTTGCTGCTGCTGCGGCAGCCCCTGCTCCTCATGGTCTCCCAGCATCAAGGTGGCGGCGGGGACCACCTGCACCTGCACGTCGCTGCTCTGCTCGGCCGGTTCAacgcatggctgctgctgcagcggCAACCCCTGCTCCTCATAGTCTCTCAGTATCTCTAGGAAACCTTTCCGATAGACATTGTTGAGCCAGTCGTCGAAGTAGTCGAGCTCCGCCACTGCTGACTCAATGCGTCGACTCTGTTCCTCCTCGCCTCCGGCCATCAGGGGATCCCCGCCTTGTTCATGACCATGAACATAGCAGGGCATCAAGGTGGCGGCGGGATCCACCTGCACCTGCACGTCGCTGCTCTGCTCGGCCGGTTCAATGCATGGTTGCTGCTGCAGCGGTAACCCCTGCTCCTCATTGTCTCCCAGTATCTCTAGGAAACCTTTCCAATCGACATTGTTGAGCCAGTCGTCGAAGTAGTCGAGCTCCGCCTCTGGTGACTCAACGCGTCGACTCTGTTCCTCCTTGCCTCCGGCCATCAGGGGATCCCCGCCTTGTTGATGACCATGAACATAGCTGGGCATCAAGGTGGCGGCGGGGTCCACCTGCACCTGCACGTCGCTGCTCGGCTCAGCGCatggctgttgctgctgctgctgctccccATCGACATTGTTGATGTTGAGCAAGTAGTCGACGTTGGACTTGCCCAACTCGCCTCCGACCATCCGGGGATCATccatcgtcgggtaagcagtagcaCCGGTGAAGATGGCGCCGGCGGGGTCCTGCATCTGCTGCACCTGCACGTCGCGGATCACCTTGGTTGGCGGCGCCTCGGGGTGATCGCCTGTCGCCGTCCTCTTGGTATTGCATTTCTTCTTGGCCAGAGACGAGGACGAACGGTGCACCTTGCACAGCACgtggtcgccgccgccgccctgggTGTCGTCGTACTCGGTCATGTGCCATCCCATCCTGTCGAAGCGATGGCGATGCCGACCCGACGTCCCCTCGTCCTCCTTCTCCTTGCGGCCGTAGGATAAGCTGCAGAACGTGGCGCCGGGCAAGCCCTCCACGGGCTTCGGGCCAGTCTCCGAGTGCCAGCACGTCCCGGCGGTCTCCACCGCGCGCAGCCTGTGCCCGCTGGCCCTTCCCACGCCGTTCTTGTATCGTTTCGGACAGTATAGGTACCACTGCCTGTTGTACCCGTCCTCCGTCACGTCGGTGCCCGGCACCGGCTCCAGGCCGGCGACCAGCTCCTCAGGAGCAGCGGTGTACACGTCCACGTTGTGGATGAAGGCTTTGTCGACGGTTCCGGCGCGGAGGCCGCGCAGGAGGGCGACGGACGCCTCGTTGGTGGCCCGGAAGACGTGATCGTCGGCGGCCATATGCCACCGATCTCCGATCTCCAGGTGGTGATGGTGGATCGGCTAGCGCCTAGCGCGTACGTTCTGTCGCCGCGGGTGGGGGACGATGATGGCTAGCTTCTTGTGTCTACGTAAGTTCTGCACTGCACGCGGACAGGCAGGTAGCTAGGTAGGTGTTTATATACACCTTTACGAGATAAGTCTGACAGCAGAATTTTGAACTGTGAAACAGATCGATCTACTAGATATATAGGAGATAAATCTCGAAATGGTATGGATTTCTGTTTGTGATAGGCTGCGTGCAGTGTATTTCTGTTTGTTTTCTTTTACAAACGATGGATTTCTGTTTGTTTTCTTTTACAGACGATGGATGATTTCTGTTTGTTTTCTTTTACAAACTTTGTAAATTTGTTTTAGACGTCAAAACAAACCATGCATATGCATATGTATTTCTGTTTCTTTATTTCTTTTAGACGTTAAAACTCAAAACAACCACTAGGAAATCATCCTACTCTTGATTTCGGTAGCGTCAATATTAATCTTTATAATGTATTCCCTCACCTTGTTCGGTCCCTTGCTTCTAAAACCTGATTTTTATGTATAGTTTGATTTGTTTTCAAAATTCTACGAGGCCACAAAAGACATCGTATTCAAGATTAAAAAAACATCATAAAATTTTCATTGTTATGTTTTCTACACTAATCATTACGTTCTCTACTTTATTACAAATAATAACACGATTAATtctatatttttttaaaaaaaacaaataATTTTTCTGTTCACTATATACCACACCAAATCTTAAATTAAAGCTCCACTTTTATATATAATTAACTAAATCTCTACTACCTATTAAGCATCAACTATAGCCGTGCACAGCGATACCGTGCTCCCCA
It contains:
- the LOC103644268 gene encoding uncharacterized protein encodes the protein MTMNIAGHQGGGGVHLHLHVAARLSAWLLLLLLLPIDIVDVEQVVDVGLAQLASDHPGIIHRRVSSSTGEDGAGGVLHLLHLHVADHLGWRRLGVIACRRPLGIAFLLGQRRGRTVHLAQHVVAAAALGVVVLGHVPSHPVEAMAMPTRRPLVLLLLAAVG